TACCTAGATTTCTATTTTTATAAGTTTAATATAACTAACTTGATCTGATAAATTAAATCGAATTAAATAATTACTGACTCGTTAGGGATTATTTAATTCAACTATCTATATCCATTGACTTCACTGATTCTCTTTCAATTAATTCGTATGGTATATATTCTTCTCTATAAGTATCACTATATGAAATACTATTATCAATTATTTGAATGATTTTTTTACCTGCATTAATACCCATCTTATGAATAGGTACTGAAATAGTTGTCAAAGGTTTTAGTAAAATATTGCTGATAGAAATATTATCATATCCTATTATTGATAAATCCTCTGGAATTTTGATTCCCATATCCTTGGCTGCCATCATTATGGCAATAGCTGTATCGTCATTAAAAGCAACTATACCAGTAGGTCTATCTTTCATCTTCAACAACTTAATAGTATTATTGGTTATTTCTTCTTTGCTGTATCCACAATCAATAACGTATTCATTCCTAAAATCAACATTGAATTCTTCAAGTGCTTTCCGAAATCCCATATATCTTACATTGACACCTTTGAATCTCCAACCTATACAGGCTATTTTTTTGTGTCCCATGTGAATAAGATATTTAGTAGCATCATAAGTTGCCTTTATACCATCTTCCATGATATTGTAACCAAAGTCAGCATATGAGTAGACAAATACAACACTGGTTTTACCTTTCAACATTTGTGTTAATTTCTCATTACTTATACTGGAACTCACAATAATGAACCCATCAACTCTTCTTTCTAACATTTGGTTGATATATTTTTCTTCTTTTTCTGAACTGTAATCAGTGTTGCAGATTATTAGAAAATAACCTTCTTTTTCTACTGCCTTACTTATTCCTCTCAACAGTTCAGGGAAAAATAAGTTAGATAAGTTTGGTATTATTACAGCTATGGTCATTGTTTTCTTGCTTATAAGACTTCTAGCCATAGCATTGGGCTTATAGTCAAGAACTTCCACTGCTTTATATACTTTATCTGAACTTTCTTTACTAACTGGAGTTGTCCCATTCAATACTCTTGATACTGTACTAATAGAAACATTAGCTAGTTTTGCAACATCTTTTATAGTTGAAACTCTATCCATTGTATACCTCCACTAAAGCTTCATAAGCTAAAGATACAACATGCCTTAGTATGCATATTTATACTTTAGACTAGTTGAAAATTTCATGAAAAGGTTTTCAACACAAATAAATTATACAACGCATATTAATTTTTGTCAATTATTTTGTGCATATTTTTATTTTCCATATATTTTTCCACTTATGAGCTTGTTATATTATTAACAAACAAGCTTATTAAGCTTACTTAATTAGCAGTTTTTACTTTTATACATTTTAGATTTTTATTAAATTATACCAATTATAAGATTAACACTCACATATTCCTAGTATATATTGCACATAATTTATACATATATATTCGTCTATCAAATTATTTTCATTTGATTAATTTATTTATGGTACATTATACATACCATTGTATAATTCATCCTTGGTGAGTAGATATTTTATTTTATTATATTCTTTTTCATCCAAATTCCATATACTATAATAAGTTCCTTCTGACTTATCGTAGATTTTATGTATTTTCCAACAGAACCAATGAATTGTTGACTTCTCTTTAATCACTATATCTTTAACATAGATATACATTCCTTTTTCATTAATATAAATAATATTTCCCCCAACCCCATATTCAAAAATCAATTGGGAATCCTTTAAAAAATCTTTTTCATCTATATATTTATTTCTTGAATTATGCCCTTTCATGAGATAATTATGTAATTCTTCTATTACTTCTTTATTAGTATAATTATAATCCTCTTCAATAAAATGAAGCTCCGTAGGTATCTCTTCTTTACTGAAATCAATCTTATCTTTTCTCATTACATTATTACTTAATAATCCTATTGTAAATAAAATTAATCCTATTGAGAGTACTATATTAGTAAAAGTCTTAATCTTACTGGTCTTATAATCTTCACAGTTATCCAGTTCATCATTTATCTGCTTAAGGACTTGCTTTTTCAGGTCTCTTGATTTCCATTCTTTGAATTTTAGTGAATATATTTTTTTACCTGAGATCTTGACATCCTCTTTCAGCTGTATCCTGCTTCTGCTATTGTTGATTCTAAATATAATTTTATCATCATCATCTTCTTGTACAGCCCTAACCGATAATGTAGATGATATAGCACTATTAATACTTCTAATCAATAATTCTTTCCTCTCAGTATGTATCCTATATGTAGAACCTACAAAATACATATACAGCACATATAATAATAGTAATCCTATTACTATATATATCCTATAAGGTAATAATGAACCTACCTTAAAAATCATAAGAGCAATATATATCCCAATTGCTATTTGTAAAAAATTCAACATAGAACTTGATTGAATTTCAACTCTTCTGCCTGCGAAACTATATATTGCTTGAAACAAAGCAAAGAATGCTGATAAAATAAGTATAACGATTTGCATTTCATTTAAATCCATCATAATCTCCTCATAATTAAAAATGTTCCAATATGTATTTAAGTTAAACATCAATACATCTATTTTAATTAGTTAAATATATTTTCTTCAATTTTATAAGTTGAATAGTATTAATAATTGTTGTTTCTATAGCAATTATTTGATTCAATTTATATACTGCAATAGATATATTATATTACTTTGAATTGATTTTCACAATAATATTTTATTGAATTCCCTAATCATGGCTTGATTTCAAAATATTATTTCTATAAATTAGTATTTTTTGGTTATTTTATGTTATTAATTTAAATCCAATAATAATATTTAATATTATTAACTAAAATCATTATATAATATAAATATTATTGTGTTATGATGACAATTTTAAATATTCCAAATAATGATATTATATTAATATAGTTAAAAATAATACTAGACAAACAGAAAGGGAGTTAAAATTATGAAAAAATCAGTAAAATTATTAATGAGTATTAGTTTATGCATGTGTATGATAATGACACTATTTAGTTTCAACATTCATGCAGCCGACAATGATAATGTACAATTATATTATGCAGATATAGGAGGATATTATGGTAATGGAGGATATTGGGCTACAGGGAAAATTGCGGTAAAAGATTTAGGAGAGAATAAGAATGTAGTAGTACATTATACTACAGATGGAGATACATGGTTTGATGTATCAGCCACATATCTAAAAAAATCAACAGATGGTTATGATATATACACTTTCAAAACACCTATGGTAGAATGGAATGGATTTTACTATTATAAATATAATTGGACTTTTGCAATTAAATATGAAGTAAATGGAAATACATATTGGGATAACAATTACGGACAAAATTATTCAGTAAATATTTCTAATTTTGAGTATTGTCAAAACATTGTATTGGGTAAATGCAAGTTATTATCTGAGTCAAGTTATAAAGATGTTAATAACATCTTTCGTGGAAATGTGATGGTTAAGGATTATAATCCTAATAAAATTGTAACTATTAGATATACAACAGATAGTTGGAAAACTCATAAAGATGTTAGGGCTTATAAGAGTTCTTATCAACCATATAGTGATATGGAGTTATGGACATTTGATATTAATGAAGATGCTGGGGTCTATGAATATGCAATCAAATGTGAAATTAATGGACAAACATATTGGGATAATAATTTTGGAGATAATTATATCTATACTCATCCATTCTAAAACCAATCTTCTAAAAAGCTTATACGTAGGAATAAAGAGTTTAACCAATATGAGGCGTTCCAATATGGAACGCCTCAAACTGTCGACAGACTGAGCCGTCTATAAGTAGACAGCCTTTGCCTATCAATATATTACTTCTAGTATTTGAACTTAGCGATACCAATATTCATCTCTTCTGCTAGTTTAGCTAGGGCTTCACTTGCGTTTGCAAGCTCTTCCATAGAAGCAGTTTGTTCTTCTACTGATGCAGAAGCTTCTTCTGTACCTGCTGCATTCTCTTGAGATATTGCAGATAGATTTTGAGTAATCTCTGTAATACTTACTTTTTTATCTTCCATCATCCTTGATGATTCATTTAATACGTCTATAGCTTCTTTTGTTTTTTCTATTGCTTCAGCTATTCCGTTGAATTTCACTTTAGTACTTTCAACACTACTGCTTTGGTTATCCACCAAGTTTATGATTTCATTCATAGTAGTGACAGCACTATCAATTTTTTGTTTCAAATCATTGATAATACTAGTTATCTCACCAGTGAATTCATCTGCTTGTTCAGCTAGGTCTCTTATTTCTTCAGCAACAACTGCGAAACCTCTTCCAGATTCTCCTGCTCTTGCGGCTTCTATTGCGGCATTTAGAGCTAATAGATTAGTCTGATCTGCTATAGAACTAATCATCTGGCTGGCTTGATATATCTTTCCTGCACTCTCGTCAGTATCTTTTATCAAACTATCTATTT
The window above is part of the Vallitalea guaymasensis genome. Proteins encoded here:
- a CDS encoding carbohydrate-binding protein, translating into MKKSVKLLMSISLCMCMIMTLFSFNIHAADNDNVQLYYADIGGYYGNGGYWATGKIAVKDLGENKNVVVHYTTDGDTWFDVSATYLKKSTDGYDIYTFKTPMVEWNGFYYYKYNWTFAIKYEVNGNTYWDNNYGQNYSVNISNFEYCQNIVLGKCKLLSESSYKDVNNIFRGNVMVKDYNPNKIVTIRYTTDSWKTHKDVRAYKSSYQPYSDMELWTFDINEDAGVYEYAIKCEINGQTYWDNNFGDNYIYTHPF
- a CDS encoding LacI family DNA-binding transcriptional regulator, whose product is MDRVSTIKDVAKLANVSISTVSRVLNGTTPVSKESSDKVYKAVEVLDYKPNAMARSLISKKTMTIAVIIPNLSNLFFPELLRGISKAVEKEGYFLIICNTDYSSEKEEKYINQMLERRVDGFIIVSSSISNEKLTQMLKGKTSVVFVYSYADFGYNIMEDGIKATYDATKYLIHMGHKKIACIGWRFKGVNVRYMGFRKALEEFNVDFRNEYVIDCGYSKEEITNNTIKLLKMKDRPTGIVAFNDDTAIAIMMAAKDMGIKIPEDLSIIGYDNISISNILLKPLTTISVPIHKMGINAGKKIIQIIDNSISYSDTYREEYIPYELIERESVKSMDIDS